A region of Oceanicoccus sp. KOV_DT_Chl DNA encodes the following proteins:
- a CDS encoding SDR family oxidoreductase, giving the protein MNSAITIILLIDDNGAVVRIMKEYTVALKILIVGCGDIGTPLGLQLAAAGHQVWGLRRSSLLPAPLKTINADVTVAATLSVLADLSFDCVVMTLTPAAFSDAGYEQVFNQGLLNVLQRLKQPLQIKRLFFISSTSVYHQSDGQWVDEYSPVEPVSFSGKRLLQAEQSLVASGIAFSIIRFAGIYGPGRQRLLDQVMSGQGSAKTPSLYTNRIHRDDCVGFLAHLVGKVAQGKSVEPCYIGVDSQPVTMWELKRWLAQQLGVDPERLTQEESSRRNSKRCSNKRLLATGYQLQYPGYQSGYTELIKAYLNSNK; this is encoded by the coding sequence TTGAACTCTGCCATTACTATTATTCTATTAATTGATGATAATGGTGCAGTCGTCAGGATAATGAAGGAATACACAGTGGCATTAAAAATATTAATAGTTGGGTGCGGTGATATTGGGACACCCTTGGGTCTACAGTTGGCGGCGGCGGGACATCAGGTGTGGGGCTTGCGTCGTTCATCGCTATTGCCGGCACCGCTAAAAACCATTAATGCGGATGTGACGGTAGCGGCAACGCTCTCCGTGTTGGCGGATTTATCTTTTGATTGCGTGGTGATGACCTTAACCCCGGCAGCGTTTAGTGATGCGGGCTATGAACAGGTGTTTAATCAGGGTTTATTAAATGTGTTGCAGCGATTGAAGCAACCGCTGCAAATCAAACGTTTGTTTTTTATTTCCAGCACCAGTGTCTATCACCAGAGTGATGGCCAGTGGGTCGATGAGTACAGCCCGGTGGAGCCTGTTAGCTTTTCTGGTAAGCGATTGCTGCAGGCCGAACAAAGCCTGGTGGCCAGTGGTATCGCTTTTTCAATTATTCGCTTCGCCGGTATTTATGGTCCGGGGCGACAGCGTTTGCTCGATCAGGTGATGTCTGGCCAAGGTAGTGCCAAAACACCGTCGCTGTATACCAACCGTATTCATCGCGATGATTGTGTGGGCTTCCTGGCGCATCTGGTTGGCAAAGTCGCGCAGGGGAAATCGGTAGAGCCTTGTTATATTGGGGTAGATAGTCAGCCAGTGACAATGTGGGAATTAAAGCGCTGGTTGGCTCAGCAACTGGGCGTTGACCCGGAGCGCTTAACGCAGGAAGAGAGCAGTCGTCGCAATAGCAAACGCTGTAGCAATAAACGCTTATTGGCGACCGGCTATCAATTACAGTATCCCGGTTACCAAAGCGGCTATACTGAATTGATTAAAGCGTATTTGAATTCAAATAAATGA
- a CDS encoding YicC/YloC family endoribonuclease — MIRSMTSFARQSSQQDWGSLIWEIRSVNHRYLEPSFKLPESMRRLENDLREKLRNTLRRGKVECSLRLQIQPNSSARQLNINSALLEQLISAGEAVQKNLQEPSALNPLQLLQWPGVIAEPETDSDIICEQALACFQLTLEQLVESREREGSALKVFIEQRLDTIADINGAVKQQLPSILQAQRQKLQDRLAELKADFNQDRLEQEMVILAQKADVDEELDRLDAHLAEVRRVLNKGNDCGRRLDFLMQELNREANTLSSKSIVSDTTQAAVELKVLIEQMREQVQNIE, encoded by the coding sequence ATGATCCGCAGCATGACCTCTTTTGCCCGTCAATCCTCGCAACAAGACTGGGGCTCACTCATCTGGGAAATCCGCTCGGTCAACCACCGCTACCTTGAACCCAGCTTTAAATTACCAGAGTCCATGCGGCGGCTTGAAAATGATCTACGGGAAAAACTGCGCAATACCCTGCGCCGGGGTAAAGTGGAATGCAGTTTGCGATTACAAATTCAGCCCAATAGCAGCGCACGGCAGCTCAATATTAATTCAGCCTTACTGGAGCAATTAATTAGCGCTGGAGAAGCGGTGCAAAAAAATCTGCAAGAACCCTCTGCGCTAAACCCATTACAATTACTGCAATGGCCAGGGGTAATTGCTGAGCCCGAAACGGATAGCGATATCATTTGCGAACAGGCACTCGCTTGTTTTCAACTGACACTGGAGCAACTGGTCGAAAGCCGGGAGCGCGAGGGCTCTGCCCTCAAGGTATTTATCGAGCAGCGCCTGGATACCATTGCTGACATTAACGGCGCCGTTAAACAACAGCTTCCGTCTATCCTGCAGGCGCAACGGCAGAAACTGCAAGATCGCCTTGCTGAACTCAAGGCCGACTTCAATCAGGACAGGCTGGAACAGGAAATGGTCATTCTGGCGCAAAAAGCTGATGTCGACGAAGAACTCGACCGGCTGGACGCCCATTTAGCTGAAGTGCGTCGGGTACTGAATAAAGGCAATGACTGCGGCCGCCGGCTGGATTTTTTAATGCAGGAACTCAACCGGGAGGCCAATACCTTGTCCTCAAAATCCATCGTTAGCGATACCACTCAGGCCGCCGTCGAATTAAAAGTATTAATTGAGCAAATGCGCGAACAGGTACAAAACATTGAGTAA
- a CDS encoding AraC family transcriptional regulator yields MLLSLLLGNYLLSTKRNYALTCYFFCLAIHTAIRLTGDLSDLPILYSSSNTLRFIYAPLVYLAIKELLYQDFSYHWKSFLHALPFVISLSADLLPKMPDFNTSVLVGPISIIYLIASYRLLLQFNDDVANTRSSGSPRGVRWLQRVLHIYSLLIVFELIRFLTGYMGIDNYSTNLFSHAVFIVALSIFLSLLVYQSMRSPTLLPAIDGEEKAITLAARTFNHSSPQASSQQQKQLELQLNNYMAEHKPFLNPQLTVKELAANMGVASRSLSEVINHYYQCNFSEFINKARVEEAKLLIADKSQQDTPLLDIGLAAGFNSKTSFNVMFKRFTGQTPSSHRQQLSD; encoded by the coding sequence GTGTTACTCAGTCTACTGCTGGGTAACTACTTGCTGTCAACAAAAAGAAACTACGCACTGACTTGTTATTTTTTTTGTTTAGCTATACACACTGCGATTCGTCTCACCGGCGACCTTAGTGATTTGCCAATTCTCTACTCATCATCAAACACTTTGCGCTTTATCTACGCACCGCTGGTTTATTTAGCCATTAAGGAACTGCTCTATCAGGATTTTTCTTACCACTGGAAATCTTTCCTTCATGCCCTCCCTTTTGTAATTAGCTTGTCTGCAGACCTGTTACCAAAAATGCCGGACTTCAACACTAGCGTGCTGGTCGGACCAATCAGTATTATCTACTTGATCGCCAGCTACCGTCTGTTATTGCAATTTAATGACGATGTAGCTAACACTCGTTCCTCAGGCAGTCCCAGGGGTGTACGTTGGTTGCAGAGAGTTTTACATATCTACAGCCTATTGATTGTATTTGAACTTATCCGTTTTCTTACCGGCTATATGGGCATCGATAACTACTCTACAAATTTATTTTCGCATGCCGTATTTATCGTCGCTCTATCAATCTTCCTTTCTCTTTTGGTTTATCAAAGTATGCGCAGTCCGACGCTGCTTCCTGCTATTGACGGGGAAGAAAAAGCGATAACGTTGGCAGCCAGAACATTTAATCATTCATCCCCTCAGGCATCATCACAACAACAAAAGCAACTAGAGTTACAATTGAATAACTATATGGCTGAGCACAAACCCTTTTTGAATCCCCAGCTAACAGTTAAAGAGCTCGCGGCTAATATGGGAGTCGCCAGCCGCAGTCTTTCTGAAGTGATTAACCACTACTATCAATGTAATTTTTCAGAGTTTATCAACAAAGCGCGGGTTGAAGAAGCCAAACTGTTAATTGCAGATAAGTCACAGCAAGATACCCCACTATTGGATATTGGGCTCGCTGCTGGGTTTAATTCGAAAACTTCGTTTAATGTCATGTTTAAGCGCTTCACTGGCCAAACCCCTTCCTCCCATCGCCAGCAACTCAGTGATTGA
- a CDS encoding Rid family detoxifying hydrolase gives MSNKTIISTNKAPKAIGPYSQAVKAGNTVYISGQIPLVPATMEMIEGDITAQTQQVFANLAAIAEAAGGCLDDATKVNISLTDLSDFAAVNEVMASVFQQPFPARACVQVAALPKAANVEIEVILAL, from the coding sequence GTGAGCAACAAAACTATCATTTCAACCAATAAAGCACCGAAAGCTATCGGCCCTTATTCTCAAGCCGTTAAAGCAGGTAATACAGTATATATTTCTGGCCAAATTCCTTTAGTCCCCGCAACCATGGAAATGATCGAAGGGGATATTACCGCTCAAACCCAACAGGTTTTTGCCAATCTGGCGGCAATCGCTGAAGCTGCCGGTGGCTGTTTGGATGATGCGACGAAAGTCAATATTTCACTAACTGACTTAAGTGATTTTGCTGCCGTCAATGAAGTGATGGCCAGCGTATTTCAACAACCCTTTCCGGCCAGGGCCTGCGTACAAGTAGCCGCTTTACCCAAAGCCGCTAATGTCGAAATCGAAGTTATTTTAGCGCTGTAA
- the rpoZ gene encoding DNA-directed RNA polymerase subunit omega, with amino-acid sequence MARITVEDCLDKVENRFELVMVSSKRARAIATGGVTPLVSEDSDKPTVIALREIADSLITPAEIMNPKEEDPEEMILDMDAVMDAADFSPSL; translated from the coding sequence ATGGCCCGTATTACAGTTGAAGATTGTCTGGATAAAGTTGAGAACCGTTTTGAGCTGGTAATGGTATCCAGCAAACGCGCTCGTGCCATCGCCACTGGCGGTGTTACCCCCTTGGTTAGCGAAGATTCTGATAAGCCCACGGTTATCGCTTTGCGCGAAATCGCCGATAGTCTGATTACCCCTGCCGAAATCATGAATCCTAAAGAAGAAGATCCAGAAGAAATGATTCTGGATATGGATGCGGTCATGGACGCTGCGGATTTTTCTCCTTCTTTGTAA
- a CDS encoding exodeoxyribonuclease III: protein MRIISFCADGIKEAAKLGFYDWVIEQDADFICIQNLKAQEYDLQSDLFWPQGYNPYFFDAVDKDLNGVAIYCREMPKAIMTGLGFVDFDMEGRYIQADFQNISIGCLLAPSAYKADDAAKHHKKQFFELFQNHLNKVRNKRREFVICGNWNMIHNEDDLQDPQGNSGVSGTLPEEQQWMDQLINGLGYVDAFREINADNDEFTWWPDGDRSHDGWRVDHQIVSQGLQPSIEYGAIYKNQEFSSHAPIIMDFDYEL from the coding sequence ATGAGAATCATTAGTTTTTGTGCAGACGGTATTAAAGAAGCGGCTAAGCTGGGCTTTTATGATTGGGTTATTGAGCAGGATGCTGACTTTATTTGCATTCAGAATTTGAAAGCTCAGGAATACGATCTTCAATCCGACCTATTTTGGCCACAAGGCTACAACCCTTATTTCTTTGATGCGGTGGATAAAGACCTTAATGGCGTTGCCATTTATTGCCGGGAAATGCCAAAAGCGATTATGACCGGTTTAGGCTTTGTCGACTTCGATATGGAGGGGCGCTACATTCAGGCCGACTTCCAAAATATCAGCATTGGGTGCCTATTAGCGCCAAGTGCCTATAAAGCCGATGATGCCGCCAAACACCATAAAAAACAGTTCTTTGAATTATTCCAAAACCACCTCAACAAAGTCCGTAACAAGCGGCGCGAGTTCGTAATCTGTGGTAACTGGAATATGATCCACAATGAAGATGACCTGCAGGACCCACAAGGCAATTCAGGCGTTTCCGGTACCTTGCCTGAAGAACAACAATGGATGGATCAGCTTATTAACGGTTTAGGCTACGTCGATGCCTTCCGTGAAATTAACGCTGATAACGATGAGTTCACCTGGTGGCCCGATGGCGACCGCAGCCATGACGGCTGGCGGGTAGATCACCAAATTGTATCTCAAGGCTTACAGCCTTCGATTGAGTATGGCGCCATCTATAAGAACCAGGAATTTTCCAGCCACGCCCCTATCATCATGGATTTTGATTACGAGCTGTAA
- the gmk gene encoding guanylate kinase gives MSNSNTPQQGKLYTVSAPSGAGKTSLVKALIDSSDRVLVSVSHTTRPMRPGEVDGVNYHFVDRPQFESMLAQQAFLEHAQVFGNFYGTSRHWVQETLDAGNDVILEIDWQGAEQVKKVLPKTVAIFILPPSKAALKERLTNRGQDDEAVIQGRMAEAANEMSHYQLGDFLVINDDFNTALAELQSILATANPELSLQQQCERHKDLLQELLG, from the coding sequence TTGAGTAACTCGAACACCCCTCAACAAGGCAAACTCTATACCGTTTCGGCCCCTTCGGGGGCGGGCAAAACCAGTCTGGTTAAAGCCCTGATCGACAGCAGCGACAGGGTACTGGTATCGGTCTCCCATACCACTCGCCCGATGCGCCCTGGTGAAGTAGATGGCGTTAACTACCATTTTGTCGACCGGCCACAGTTTGAATCAATGTTGGCCCAACAGGCTTTTTTAGAGCATGCACAAGTATTCGGCAATTTCTATGGCACCTCCCGCCACTGGGTGCAGGAAACCCTCGATGCGGGCAATGACGTTATTTTAGAAATAGACTGGCAGGGCGCCGAGCAGGTCAAAAAGGTACTGCCAAAGACCGTCGCCATCTTTATTTTACCGCCGTCAAAAGCCGCACTAAAAGAGCGCCTCACCAACCGGGGGCAGGACGATGAGGCTGTCATTCAAGGCCGCATGGCAGAAGCAGCGAACGAAATGTCCCATTATCAATTGGGCGACTTTCTGGTCATCAATGACGACTTCAATACCGCATTGGCTGAGCTGCAGTCCATTTTAGCGACTGCCAACCCGGAACTCAGCCTGCAACAGCAATGCGAAAGACATAAAGACCTATTGCAGGAGCTGCTAGGCTAA
- a CDS encoding bifunctional (p)ppGpp synthetase/guanosine-3',5'-bis(diphosphate) 3'-pyrophosphohydrolase, whose translation MYKEVDSIESLGSTLHSYLSEDQVNQIKRAYYYAEQAHEGQRRRSGEPYVTHPLAVAGILADMHMDHQSLMAAMLHDVIEDTGISKSALGKQFGETVADLVDGVSKLTQMESQTRAEAQADNFQKMALAMAKDIRVILVKLADRLHNMRTLRVLKTEKRQRIAKETLDMYAPIAQRLGMHNIRVEFEDLGFAALNPMRSSRIRSAVKSARGNRREIIEQIKESIEACLEREGHPAVVSGREKHLYSIYQKMRTKRKAFADIMDIYAFRIVVDNVDTCYRVLGCIHSLYKPVPGQFKDYIAIPKSNGYQSLHTILKGMHGVPIEIQIRTTEMEEMANHGIAAHWLYKTNEGQPLNGSHTRARQWLQGLLEMQQRAGDSLEFIESVKIDLFPDEVYVFTPNGRILELPQGSTAVDFAYAVHTDVGNRCVACRINRRLAPLSEKLQSGQTVEIITSSGAQPNVAWLNFVVSGKARTNIRHYLKNQLSSESVALGRRLLEKALHGLNTSIEQLSEQQKERLLSNTGVQTFERVLEEIGLGNRVSFLTAHQLLAETDADGKITHPEGSKHQPLVIRGSEGFRVNYARCCYPIPGDAIVGFISSERGIVVHTDRCHNSLDFRNNPERSVPLRWDDDLQGEFSVELRIELEKSRGIIAVLATRINGYDANIEKISIDEEGPHLNIVHVVIGVHSRVHLARIMKQLRGIKEVLKVVRAKH comes from the coding sequence ATGTACAAAGAAGTCGATTCTATCGAAAGCCTCGGTAGCACACTGCACAGCTATCTTTCTGAAGATCAGGTTAATCAAATTAAGCGTGCGTATTACTACGCCGAGCAAGCCCACGAAGGCCAGCGCCGCCGCAGTGGCGAACCCTATGTCACCCACCCGCTAGCCGTCGCCGGCATTTTGGCCGATATGCATATGGACCATCAAAGTTTGATGGCGGCCATGTTGCACGATGTGATTGAAGACACCGGCATTAGCAAATCCGCATTGGGCAAGCAATTTGGTGAAACCGTTGCCGATCTGGTCGATGGGGTCAGCAAACTAACCCAAATGGAATCCCAAACCCGCGCCGAAGCACAAGCCGATAATTTTCAAAAAATGGCGCTGGCGATGGCCAAAGACATTCGCGTTATTTTAGTCAAACTGGCAGACCGCCTGCACAATATGCGCACCTTGCGCGTACTAAAAACTGAAAAGCGTCAACGCATCGCCAAAGAAACTTTGGACATGTACGCACCGATAGCGCAGCGCTTGGGCATGCACAATATCCGGGTGGAATTTGAAGACCTTGGGTTTGCCGCACTCAACCCCATGCGCTCCTCGCGAATTCGTTCGGCAGTAAAATCAGCCCGCGGTAATCGCCGTGAAATTATTGAACAAATTAAAGAATCTATTGAAGCCTGTCTGGAACGCGAGGGCCACCCTGCTGTAGTCTCCGGCAGAGAAAAACACCTGTATAGCATTTATCAAAAAATGCGGACCAAACGAAAAGCTTTCGCCGATATTATGGACATCTATGCCTTTCGCATTGTGGTCGATAATGTCGACACGTGTTATCGCGTGCTCGGTTGTATTCATAGCCTCTACAAGCCGGTGCCCGGTCAGTTCAAAGATTATATTGCCATCCCTAAATCCAACGGCTATCAATCGCTGCACACTATTTTAAAAGGTATGCACGGCGTACCCATTGAAATTCAAATTCGCACCACTGAAATGGAAGAGATGGCCAACCACGGTATCGCCGCACATTGGTTGTATAAAACCAATGAAGGTCAGCCCTTAAATGGTAGCCATACCCGCGCCAGGCAATGGTTGCAGGGCTTGCTGGAAATGCAGCAACGGGCAGGCGACTCCCTGGAATTTATCGAAAGTGTAAAAATCGATTTATTCCCGGATGAAGTCTATGTGTTTACTCCTAATGGTAGAATTTTAGAATTACCCCAGGGTTCTACTGCTGTGGATTTTGCCTATGCTGTGCATACCGATGTCGGTAATCGCTGCGTTGCTTGTCGTATTAATCGCCGCTTAGCGCCACTGTCAGAAAAATTACAAAGCGGTCAAACGGTAGAAATTATTACTTCTTCTGGCGCTCAACCCAATGTTGCCTGGCTCAATTTTGTCGTCAGTGGTAAAGCCCGCACCAATATCCGACACTATTTAAAAAATCAGCTCAGCAGCGAATCGGTGGCTCTGGGCCGACGCTTATTAGAAAAAGCCCTGCATGGTTTAAACACCAGCATTGAACAACTTAGCGAACAACAGAAAGAACGCCTACTCAGTAACACCGGTGTGCAAACCTTTGAACGGGTGTTAGAAGAAATTGGTTTGGGAAATCGCGTCTCTTTTCTTACCGCTCACCAGTTACTCGCCGAAACCGATGCTGACGGTAAAATCACTCATCCAGAAGGCTCCAAGCATCAACCCTTAGTGATTCGTGGCAGTGAAGGCTTCCGGGTCAATTATGCGCGCTGTTGTTATCCCATTCCCGGCGATGCCATCGTTGGTTTCATTAGCTCCGAACGTGGTATTGTTGTACATACTGATAGGTGCCATAACAGTTTGGATTTTCGCAATAACCCGGAACGCTCGGTACCGCTACGCTGGGACGATGATTTGCAGGGCGAGTTTTCGGTAGAACTACGCATTGAATTAGAAAAAAGTCGCGGCATCATTGCTGTGTTAGCCACCCGCATCAATGGCTACGATGCCAACATAGAAAAAATTAGTATTGATGAAGAAGGACCACACTTGAATATTGTGCACGTGGTTATTGGCGTACACTCACGGGTGCATCTGGCTCGCATTATGAAACAATTACGAGGCATTAAAGAAGTACTTAAAGTCGTTCGCGCTAAACACTAA
- a CDS encoding VCBS repeat-containing protein: protein MPSNNCLHSLKLAAIPLAVAIASHAVADVPEYTRTTIDSNLAGAAFVIAGNVADNPRPEIIVSAFGEFQFGPYGPVWPDAGKVVMYKNAQKGNKPNGQIENWNVTEIVSEEDEIRVPNRPTLADVNGDGKLDVIVAAGYFFDTFIGNELGSITWWENRANGKEWVRHDVVTESPFSYHSAVFEDVDGDGIEDIVSVGEDAGNPQSADDDIVELQMFKGNGDGTFQPAYKLADGGGGLIEAYDVNGDGRMDIVSPQYFGPVAGQPFVPSFARDASVASYVWFENTEFNGFQRHAIGTNQGTGFAIVPVSNLRGDGVVRWVATNHTNDTIPFPPFALYPEPAVYEFTPGIDPTQPWEVRQLSTSGSFPVTGGVGQSAPGTAAVADLNSDGKLDIAVSGDGSRAVYWLEQQEDGSFVTHQFPDSTGYGQAGGPVTIDLNRSGKKEVIFGSFDQNSVSIWGR from the coding sequence ATGCCTTCCAATAATTGTTTACATAGCCTTAAACTTGCCGCAATACCGCTGGCGGTAGCTATCGCCAGCCATGCTGTAGCTGATGTTCCTGAATACACGCGTACAACAATCGATAGCAATTTGGCCGGAGCTGCATTTGTAATTGCCGGTAATGTGGCTGATAACCCACGACCCGAGATCATTGTCAGTGCATTTGGGGAATTTCAATTTGGCCCATATGGCCCTGTTTGGCCCGATGCCGGCAAAGTCGTCATGTACAAAAATGCTCAAAAAGGCAACAAGCCAAATGGCCAGATAGAAAACTGGAACGTAACAGAAATTGTTAGTGAAGAGGATGAAATCCGGGTACCTAACCGTCCCACGCTGGCTGATGTTAATGGTGATGGCAAACTGGATGTTATCGTTGCTGCCGGGTACTTTTTTGACACCTTTATTGGTAATGAGCTGGGTTCTATAACTTGGTGGGAGAACCGTGCAAACGGTAAGGAGTGGGTTCGTCATGATGTTGTTACTGAGAGCCCATTTTCGTATCACTCAGCGGTGTTTGAGGATGTGGATGGCGATGGCATTGAAGATATAGTTTCTGTTGGTGAAGATGCCGGTAATCCACAATCTGCTGATGATGATATTGTGGAATTGCAAATGTTTAAAGGTAATGGCGATGGCACTTTTCAGCCAGCGTACAAACTTGCTGATGGTGGTGGCGGTTTGATTGAAGCCTATGATGTTAATGGCGATGGCCGCATGGATATTGTTTCGCCTCAATATTTTGGTCCCGTTGCCGGTCAACCATTTGTACCGTCTTTTGCTCGTGATGCCAGTGTTGCTTCTTATGTATGGTTTGAAAATACCGAATTTAACGGTTTTCAACGGCACGCCATTGGTACCAATCAGGGCACGGGCTTTGCCATTGTGCCAGTGAGTAATCTTCGCGGTGATGGTGTTGTTCGTTGGGTTGCTACTAACCACACTAACGATACCATTCCTTTTCCCCCTTTTGCTCTGTATCCCGAACCCGCGGTATATGAATTTACGCCGGGTATAGATCCGACTCAGCCTTGGGAAGTGCGCCAACTCAGCACATCTGGATCATTTCCAGTGACTGGGGGCGTTGGTCAATCTGCACCAGGTACTGCCGCTGTTGCCGACTTGAATAGTGATGGCAAATTGGATATCGCTGTTTCTGGTGATGGTTCTCGCGCAGTTTATTGGTTAGAGCAGCAAGAAGATGGCAGTTTTGTGACGCACCAATTTCCAGATAGTACTGGCTATGGCCAAGCTGGGGGTCCGGTTACTATTGATTTGAATCGCAGCGGTAAAAAAGAAGTTATTTTTGGAAGTTTTGATCAAAATTCGGTTTCTATATGGGGCCGTTAA
- the rph gene encoding ribonuclease PH, with the protein MSRPSGRNNNQLRDITITRQFTCHAEGSVLITFGNTKVICTASVEKNVPSFLRGKGQGWVTAEYGMLPRSTGSRMHREAAKGKQGGRTVEIQRLIGRSLRAAIDLTALGEHAITIDCDVIQADGGTRTASITGACVALADAISYMQKEGMIETNPLKQMIAAVSVGIYDGMAVLDLDYPEDSNAETDMNVIMTEQGGFIEVQGTAEGESYSREELNQMLELAEQGIMTLIEKQKAVLAS; encoded by the coding sequence ATGTCCAGACCCAGTGGCCGCAACAACAATCAACTTCGCGATATTACCATTACCCGCCAATTCACCTGCCATGCTGAGGGCTCTGTGCTGATAACGTTTGGCAATACTAAAGTTATTTGTACGGCTTCCGTCGAAAAAAATGTACCGAGTTTTTTACGGGGTAAAGGTCAGGGTTGGGTCACCGCTGAATATGGCATGTTACCGCGCTCTACCGGCAGCCGGATGCATCGTGAAGCGGCCAAGGGTAAGCAGGGCGGCCGTACCGTTGAAATCCAGCGCCTTATCGGTCGCTCGTTGCGAGCGGCAATCGATTTAACCGCGCTGGGCGAGCATGCCATTACGATAGATTGCGATGTTATTCAGGCGGACGGTGGTACACGCACAGCGTCTATAACCGGTGCCTGTGTGGCCTTGGCTGATGCTATTAGCTATATGCAAAAAGAGGGCATGATTGAGACCAACCCGTTAAAGCAAATGATCGCTGCAGTGTCGGTAGGTATTTATGATGGTATGGCGGTACTGGATTTGGATTATCCGGAAGATTCCAACGCGGAGACCGACATGAATGTAATCATGACCGAGCAGGGTGGTTTTATTGAAGTGCAAGGCACTGCGGAAGGTGAGTCTTACAGCCGGGAAGAATTGAATCAAATGCTGGAATTGGCCGAGCAAGGGATTATGACGTTGATCGAGAAGCAGAAAGCGGTGTTAGCCAGTTAG
- a CDS encoding transporter substrate-binding domain-containing protein — MFIRLATFTLLFSLLLTSFSVNAAQPSNRDFSKIIASGELRVGVSIFPPWVMRAKDGELIGSEIDMARRLAADMGLRPELGLYEWEQLIPALEKGDIDVIVSGMGIKPSRALRVNFSRPYGDAGIGLATHSEKTANFSGLDDLKRPSVNIGVMAETVSESVAKRMFSKASLKQYSSLKELEAALVKGDIHAMIAANPSPQFLALKHPGKIDVPLQKPLLSFKEGLAINKGDADFLNFLDAWVVSRSADGWITSTRHYWLETLEWQQQVP, encoded by the coding sequence ATGTTTATCCGACTTGCTACTTTTACTTTGTTGTTTTCACTGTTATTAACGAGTTTCTCGGTCAATGCCGCACAGCCAAGCAACCGCGACTTTAGCAAAATTATTGCCAGTGGCGAACTGCGAGTAGGTGTCTCTATTTTTCCACCCTGGGTGATGCGTGCTAAAGATGGTGAATTAATTGGTTCTGAAATTGATATGGCGCGACGACTGGCAGCGGATATGGGCTTGCGGCCTGAGTTAGGTTTATATGAATGGGAACAGTTGATACCCGCATTGGAAAAAGGCGATATTGATGTCATTGTTTCTGGGATGGGGATTAAACCCAGCCGCGCGTTGCGGGTTAATTTCAGCCGTCCTTATGGCGACGCCGGTATTGGTTTAGCGACCCATAGTGAAAAAACTGCCAACTTTAGTGGTTTGGATGACTTGAAACGCCCCAGTGTCAATATTGGCGTGATGGCAGAGACAGTATCCGAGTCTGTGGCTAAAAGAATGTTTTCCAAAGCGAGCTTAAAACAATACTCGAGCTTGAAAGAGCTGGAAGCGGCACTGGTCAAAGGCGATATACACGCGATGATTGCTGCTAATCCTTCGCCGCAGTTTTTGGCGTTAAAGCATCCCGGTAAAATTGATGTGCCGTTGCAAAAGCCGCTATTGAGTTTTAAAGAAGGGTTAGCAATTAATAAAGGTGATGCGGATTTTTTAAATTTTCTGGATGCTTGGGTAGTGTCTCGCAGCGCCGATGGCTGGATTACCAGTACCCGTCATTACTGGTTGGAGACGCTGGAGTGGCAGCAACAGGTACCGTGA